Below is a window of Oryza brachyantha chromosome 10, ObraRS2, whole genome shotgun sequence DNA.
tgctaaaaatacatttggCATAAAAAATGCGTCTACATGATTTTCATACTACTacttatctaaaataaacacAACTTATTTGTAAACAATGTAAACTAACAAGAATCTCTGACATAAAGTGAAAATTAATATTGGTCTCCATGACGTTGCCACAGGTGTTCGACGAGGTCTTCTTAAAGCTGAAAGTGAGTTGTTTTGTCTTTAATTTCACTGTACTTGCGAATGTACTCATCAAAATCATCCGTTCTTTCATGTGAAGCTCTCACCTGTTCTCCCATCTCATCATAATCTAAATCAAAATCATCATCTCGCTCATCCTCCACAATCATGTTATTCATTATTATACAAGCTCTCATGATTTGACCCAGAGTTTTTGTATCCCAAAAACGAGCCGATCCACGAACAATAGCAAAGCGAGACTGTAAAACACCAAATGCTTGTTCAACATCCTTCCTATCGGCTTCTTGggcttttgcaaaatattttctcttattCCCCTGCGGCATCTGAATGCTCTTCACAATTGTTGCCCATGAAGGATAAATACCGTCTGCAAGATAATACCCCATGTCATTGTTATGCCCGTTGATGCTATAGTTTACTTTTGGGGCTTCACCTTCAGCTAGCTTTGCAAATAATGGTGACCTTTGAAGAACATTAATATTGTTGTGTGAACCTGGTAAACCAAAGAAAGCATGCCAAATCCATCGATCATGTGAGGCAACGACTTCTAGAACTATAGTAGGCTCCCTAGACTTCCCTGTATATTGATCTTGCCATGCAGTAGGACAATTCTTCCATTTTCAGTGCATACAGAGCCCAACATTCCAGGGAATCCTCTTGCTTCCCCAACCGTAAGTAATCTAGCTATGTCAGTCTCGTTTGGTGATCTCAAATACTCCTCTCCAAAAACTTCGTTCATAGCTACAACAAACCGTTTTAGACTTTCTATAGTAGTAGAACCTCCAATACGCACATACTCATCAACCGCATCAGCTGCAATTCCATAACTCAACATTCTAAATACTGCTGTAATTTTTTGCATACTTGACAATCCAAGTATTCCTGctgcatttcttttttcaacaaaatagTTATCATGTGCTTCTACTGCATTCATGATACgtaaaaaaagatgatgtcTCATTCTGAACCTGCACATATATTGCCGGAAATAAATCACAGGAACCTGTATTTGAAGATGcatataggaaaaacatataaataattgtTACAAACCTACGCCTAAAATAAGCAGGGCCATACGTAGATTCTTCAGAGAAGTAGTCATTGTATAGTCTACAGTGTCCTCCCAATCTATCTCGATCAATTACTTGGTGCCCATACACAGAGCCTCCACGCTTCGGTACATGGTCGGTCATGTCTTGACCATGTACTATTTCTACTGCCGATAAAATAAATTCCTCGTCATCATCCGACGAAGACTCATCATCTAATAGCATTTGGATGAGTTGACTTGGACGACTCATCTCTTTCTGTATTAGCAATTTGATTGGAAGAAGGATCGAGCTGCAAAATTAGTTATTGACGTCAAGTTAATGTTTCTCTACAATGACATCCTCAATTCAATCTTCACACATCGGGATCGGCTAGTAAATTGGATCAACTTGGCAGGAGAAGTATCTTGATGTTGTGTATTTTATGAAATCAAAGACAACGACTTCATGGATGCTACAGATCAGGGATGGCAAAATACCTCCTCATGGCGGCACATCTAGTGCATGCAGAGAAAAGAGATGAGCATTCGTTTTATCTAATCACAGGGGATCACATTGTTCTGGCCGTGGCCGGAGATCCTGTTGGAGAAAGTCAggaagcggcggtggcggcggcgtcaaaAAACGTCGTTGTTCGGCCGAGCGTGGGCGGCGCCAAGAACGATTGTACGTTCTGTTGGTAGTTAAGATTTAGCATATCTTTTGGAGAtggattatttttctattccttAAATGGGTTTTGAGaatccaaaaaactaattataggAAATTGGATTTAGTACATCTGTTGGGTATGCTCTTATTGGTGCCTAGTTAAACTAAAATCCAGTTAATCACTTCTGCCAAAACAAACACCCctatctttttacttttgtttatatttataagccaaaatttaaatttttcaaacttaaatttggagttgattttgggggtttttttcatgaaagtttattttctagtcttagacttttagattgataagagtattatataaaaattttatttacaaattatttttcatttaaaagtatacctttacataaaaaaatcaaacaagcaCCCCTACTCCAGAGTAGCGTATAAGAGTTGGCTGTTAAGCTACTAATTAATAAGGTGCACAAAGCAAATCAATGTCAGAACTCACCTAAAAACCAAATTACTACTATccgatttttatatttgacgtGATTGACTTGAGTCTACATGTCTAGCCTTTCAtctaattcaaaaatttacctaattaatatttcttttgctgtgatttattttatttttaaataaactttgCGCTTAACTTATaagtttacatatataaaaaataaataaaaagagttgTTGAACAGATGTTTAAAATTCAACGAtattaaacattaaaaattgaGGGGCTGGTAGAAAAGTAAAATTGAAATACAGTCCAATCAGACCATAAGAAACCAGGtaaatttcaataaaaaaccGTCGATTTAAAGTaacaaacttcaaaattttaaaaacataactacaaatatttatgtaaGAGCAACTTCAACGGTTCCTTGTCCCGACTTaacatcttttgttttttttggcaaattgagaaaaaaaaaatctccaacAGTGTGCTATTCGGCTtcctaaattttagcaatttgaTATATCCTCTCGTTTGCACGTATATATGAAAGTCGAGGTTTCACTTGACATAGAGAAAAGTAGGATGCTGGATTTCTCTCATGCCTCCGTCTAGAAATTTCACGGTatgacatttttctttctgtcGAGTCCTGGCGTCGCCCTGTTCTCAGGCCGCGCCGTCATCTCCTCATCTCCGTCGCGTGCCAGGGCCCGCTCGCCCGTTGGGCATCAGTAAGCCTGGCAATGGATTTCAATCGAATTCAAATCCACCTTAATCTAGATCATCTTCAATGGATATCTATAAACtatctataatatatactatataatcttttaatagaaaagagataaaaactatctcttaattaaaaaaatagtctcttgtacatattttaatatcgaGTGAAAATGAATGGTGGAATCATTTGTGCTATGAGTTAGTTGCTAAGAGCTAGACCATTGAAAAAATTGTCTTTTAGATAGCCTAGAGATAATATGTTATCTCTATTATTGAAGGTGGCCTTAGTTTACCAAACCAATCCAtaccaattatttttcattgagATTCAATCCAAACTGATccaattttagttttagttcAACCCGTACCAatccatttggttaaaatggatccAACCCACTCTAGCAGAATGGATGTATCCATttggtatgtataaactcagaattaaaattttaaaactcgtgttcacactataaaaaatttatcaaatttgactgaaatttcagaaataaaattttaaaactcgtgttcacactataaaaaatttatcaaatttaactgaaatttgttggaatgatttattatgtataagagcaactttgtgcaaattttgatcaatttataCATATGGGTCCCTCTatgggttaaatccatttaaaatCACATAACCAAATCTaatccataccaatccatttatCTTTATAACTCAATCCAATTCAAATCATTTGAAGTAACAATCTATTTGCACTCAACTAAAgacaattcaaattaaaatccaACTCGTTTAATCCATTTAtatccaacccattagcaggcGTAGGCATCAGACGGTACAGACAGTGgagcacggcggtggcgtAAGCAGCGGACGGCGAGAACACGACGCGCGGGACGAAGAGCTCGCGTCCGCGAGTCAGCCGGAGAAGATGATCGGAGAGCACGGTGAATATGTTGGGCATATATGTGGCCCTGCGCCGGGAACGGCACGACCAGGACGTGCaccgcggtggcgccgcctcCGTTGGCCTCCTGCGCCATGGCGGCCGGCCGGTTGTTGGTGGACTGTTATCTCGCTGCGCGCAGTGCGCGCGTGCAGCACGAGCTGCTCACTCACACTTACAGCGCTGCGGTGGTTGGTGGCCGCGATCTGGAGTTCTTTAAGCGTCGGTGGAAGAAGACAACTCGCAAGCAGCCACGATGGACCAAATGGGCGGAGCCGCGGGGCAGGAAGACGCGGCCAGCCATTGTTGCCGGTAGCGGATTTGGGCGGCGCGGGTTGGTGCGGTACTCTGCAACATAGGCGACGACGCAAGAAGACTGGATGCGATTTGAAGATTAATTCTGTAATTGGCAATTGCGATATCCTAAACTTTtggagataaaacaaaattttctttgttatATTATTTACAAACTTACTAAAACACAGGATTTGAGAAACGTAATTTGGGAAACTGTCGGAGTCGTTACTCACTGTAAGTGAATGAAAGGAGcacctcgatcgatcgctagccatgcatgcaaaaaatGGTAGCCTTTGCTagcatgcagctagctagtttCCCATGAACGCCTTGCCGATCTCGGCGACGACCCTGTCGGCCACGTCGGCGTCGAACATCCTCGGCAGGTTCGCCGCCAGGTTGAGCACCAgctccgtcgccaccttccTGTCCCTCGCCACCAGCCgctgcctctcctcctctggcGCCGGTgtcggcgccgccccgccTGCACCGACGACGCAGTGCTCGAGCCAGACGCCGAGGACGTccgtggccgtggcggcgagCTGCCCGCGGACGATCCCTTCGAGCGCCGGCGCCCCTCCCTCGCCGCACTGGACGTCGGCCACGACCGCCGTCGGCGACCACAGGCTCCGGAtgagcagcgacgacgagacGTAGGGGCGGGCTTGCGGGATCCCGTCGAGGAagccacggcggcgggcgtCGAGGCCCGTGGCGGCGTAGTACCTGTCGATGTAGGACGGGTGGAGCGGGAGGTCCCTGCGCGGGAGGAGGTCGAGGAGGACGATGAGGGAGGCCGGCCCGCCCTGGATGAACTCCAAGACGAAGTGCGGCGCGTCGGTGGCGCCGTTGAGGTTGACGATGAGCGCGGTGATGtcgatggcgccgccgccgccgccgccgccgccggggagctCGCGGTGGAACCACGCCTCCAGCATGAAGTCGATCTGTGCAACGGAAGAAATAAATTACTCGCTTCATTTTTTATTCGAATACGTTAACTCGTAAAACTAGCCATTCTCCGTTCAAAAACTTtgcataataattaattattttgttctgaTTGTTATTAATATACTTGTAATTAATATAGACACTTTGAATATAACTTATAATCTTACCAATTTGAatagaaatttgaataagatgaatagtctagatccaaaagtcaacgatcCAAAATACTTAGGCCCCccgtttagttaaaaaacttttCGTAAAAATatcccatcgaatttttggataccattaaatatacaagaacattaaaactaatcaTACAGTTATGCGGGaaactgtgagacgaatcttttgagcctaattaggacgtgattaaccataagtgctacagtaaccaccGTATActaatggttaattaattagactcaaaagattcgtctcgcggttaggcagaatctgaaatttattttgtaattagagtatgtttaatatttcaaatgagtgttaaaaacttgatttgatgtttttgcaaaatcttttttgcaaactaaatgGGGCCTTAGCTAAGCTATATTTTCAAACATactcctctattttttatttcacttcgttaacttttttatatatatttaatcattcgttttattcaaaatatttatgcaaatatgtgaaattattagttatactTATCGTTCTTTgagtaataattaaaataataaaaattaataattatatgaatttcttaaataagacaaatgatctgATGTAGACTCAAAAATCAACGACATCAAGTAAAAGCAAAGTATGGCTAGCATTAAAGAAATTATGGGACAACCCCGTCAAACATAGAAATAGAGTTCAGtgtgaaaaatttatatttttgagtaTAGGTTGTAGACGCACACACATCTGTGGATGTATATACTTAGAAGTGGATTTTAAACCCTCAAGTGAATATCCCCTCGTTTATTGCAtgctatttaaatagtcatcaaaaattttgaaaaaaattgtaaagatagagtaatataagatatatgattacataaacatgcaagttcaaatatgacttctacaatacatagcaaaaataaaaaatacgaCTGTGAGTATACGTATACTATTCAGAgttcaatttattatttttgttataaattgtagaagtcatatttaaacttgcatgtttattagtgatatatcttatattaatctatcttcataattttttttaaattttttaatgactatttagatagcatgcaataaaCGAGGGGATCAGAATACTTTCCCGTATATACTTGGATGGACAGGTTTCACGTCAACAAGTGAACAATTCAATCACCATCCGTTGATTAAAGTGCATACAAACAGACTAAACTTCCATTCTACTATTCAAAGGGGCTGGACACCAGCTGGATACACGGCAATTTGAAAGAGACACTCTTCCAAATTCTTTAGGCAAAAATTTACGGTTTTTAGACATGTAGATATTGACCCAGTTTTAAGTTTATGGAAAGCTAGCTAAACCTacctttaaattttacaaattccGAATTTTCTACATTTTCACGCATCTCGAAACTTTCTACTTTAACAGTTTCCAATGcaaatctaaaaaccaaaaattcaaatatgaagCTAGGGGTGACTGTCAAAcgacatgtttataaattagcTAGTGTGTTTGTGTGGCGTGGTGAGCTGATCACATTAGTGAAAAGCACAAAGTGTGTGCAGGGAGTATGTAGATCAGTGCGTCATTATTATGCTAATTGAAGTCAAGGGATATAGCTGCATGTCTACTTATTGTTCGGACATGTAGGAAGGATGAGTGGAGTCTGAACTACATGAGCACGTCATTAGTTGGTGAGTGAAGAAAttagtgcatgcatgcaagaatTAATAGTGGAGATGAACTTGCTGCATAATTCATAGAGTTAGTTGTGTGACTGATTGACCGGGTTGTGCGGCTAAACGTGGCTAAGTGTGTGCGCGCATGTGGAGCTACTTAAGCCACGTAATTTAATTGGTGTGGTGAATAGAAGTGCAGCGGTGTGCGTGTGTGCAGTGCCACAAATATTAATTTCTCTTGTGTTTGTCCTCTGGTTAGAATTTTCAATCGTGTGTGTGTGATCTTGTGTTTGAGCTAACAAAACCGACCAAACGTCCCAAACCGACGTACGTACCGAGGAGcccggcgcgccgcggcgcacGTCGACGGAGCCGACGGCGTCCCCGGCGGCGTTGCCGAACCACGCGACGTCGGCGGGCACCTCCGACGGCAGCAGCCGCGAGCCcagccgcgcctccgcctcgcccgccaccgccagcaTCACGTCCCggtgcggcagcggcggcatccgcgccaccgcctcctctctgctgatccgcgacgacgacgacgccgacgccgcccgtACCGCGCTCACAGCGgccctcatcctcctcctggccgtcgtcggcgccgccggcggcggcggcgggagggtgAGAGATGGCGGGACACGGCTGATGCTCGGAGTAGGAAGCATTGGTCAGgggcgccgccgagctcttCAGCTTCTCGCGTCGTCGTGTCACGCACTGCACTGGTGTGTGTACTCCTCGAGCTCGACTATATATAGGggcgctagctagctgctgggTTTGGCTACTTTGGGCAGTGTTGCTTTCCGACaatccaaaatcaattttgcTATTTCGGTCCAATCGTTTCACACCAGTTTTGAACGTTCGACGCTATTCAGTTTTGGACAAACTATTCGTCATTttgaaaattacataattatcgTTTATTTTGTTAGGACATGTTTTGTCACTACATGTACTGTCAACATGACTTGTATTTCTACATTTTtcacacaaaatttttaaacaatatgAACAGTGATGGTAAGAAGTCAATGACGTGAACCATTAAAAACAGGAGAAAGTCTTAACAGTTCATGGGTCAATTTCTTGAAATTCTTGACATATCTTATTGGACTTTAGTACTccctcatgtttttttattatttgttgaCGTTTTTAGAGAGAGAATTTCTAAATGGCCAATAAATACCATTGGCATAGTTTCTTCTTTGGATAATTGTGCTTTTAATTTGACCCTATTTTGTAGCTAACTTAGATCGAAAAATAACACTTCTGCCCTTGTACATTTAACCCTACTCTCGAAAGATTTTTCCTACTTGGCCCTAATGTTCATGACAATGGACTTTGCATACGGTTCGACATATTTGTGTTGAATTTGACTTCATTTATTCTGTTTGTGATAAATTTGACATAGatttaacaaattttaattctattttaatataattatgagAAATTAGATAGAACTTTGATGAATTTGAAATAcgattaaacttttaaatatatttcaaattttaagaatgttaaatacttttaaacatgttaaatcatatttttaattcattaaaatttgtcaaaatggaataaaatttcaaaattgacTATAATTTATTTGGCTTGTGACAAAATAGATAgatatttgacaaattttatttcattttatagtactttgattaatttgaaatatgaattaaattcttaaaaatatttcaaatttgatgaaattcaaatattttgaaatcttaattttctttgaaattcaTGAAAGTTCTGgcaaaatgaaatgaaatttcaaatttgacgaatttaagatatttctaaaatgtttatttatatttcaatttcACCTTTGTTTTAGCAAATTTGTACAATATTGTGCAAAAtggaataaaatttatcaaatcaaAGTGGAATTTGTAacaaaccaaataaataaTGCCAAATTATACACGAATCTATCAAACCATACACAAATGCAATAATTTGTTGCGAACATTTAGGGCAAACTAGCAAAAACTAATGAAAGTTGGGTGAAATGAGCAAAGCAAAATTGACATTTTCTAACCAAATATGATCATATTAGTAGTTAGGCTTGCTACAAAATATGGTCATACACGCAGATACCCCTTCGCGGCTTCGCCCTTCTTCACCCTAGCATTGTCCTCAGTTCCCTCTCTCAATATCCTTCTCACCTGGACTAGAGCCTGCTCCACCATGTTATTAttaagagcatttttcttaTCCTTGAGTatgtaccatgaggtaccactattttatatacacaATTTGGTACCTGAGTTACTAAATTTcacatagaaaataataatacctCATGATAACTtattaaggatggtaaaattgctctattaTTATGCCATCCCTTTACCaaagatatattatttgactATCTAAAATGGCATAAAGAAAAATGGACGGTGTCCGTTGGCAAAGAATCCAGAACCCAGTGTCCATCAGCAAATCTAGTGTGCTATGCCAAATGTACAGACATATCAGGGACTAACACAGTGAGGCCCGGCCATTTCGCCGTAGCATCACGATCAAGAAAATTGAGCTTCCAGTAGCCATCGGTGCCAGTCGCTCTCATCTGATCAGCATGCATGTCGCTTAGCTTAAACTATCTTTGCTTCCCCGATGTGCCTTTCTTGCTCCTGCTCACAGCTGTACGGTCGATACGCAGTGGCCCAGGCTGCTAAACAACCCAGAGAGAAAAGTTCCTACTTCTTCTGCTTGTGCTGCTTATTTCTTCGTCCTCATATATGCTTCTTTGCTTGCATAGATTTGAAGCCCCGTGAGTGGTGTATATTAATTAGGAGGGGTCATAATtacagaaaaagaagaaaataaaaggaaaacataAGCGAAGACGTAGAACAAGGAGAGGTGGAACTGCATAGCCTAAGCCGAGAATAGTAAGTCACACTATGTTACAGGAAGTTGTTCATTGCCTTCTTGGATGACCGTTAAAGATGCCAGCCCCCTTGCTCCGCAAACACGCCAAATATTAAATTCGTTGATGATGCGGTGGACAATTTCTTCTTCTGGCGCGAGGTTCTTCTTGAAGATCCTATTGTTGCGCTCTCTCCAGATTTTCCAGGCAAGAAGGGTGAGGAGTGACTTAATCCCCTGCCTGGTAGGCTTTGATGCTGCCTGAACAGTGTCGACCCACCAATCTTGAAGAGGTTGATCCATTTGAGGGAGGATCAGAATATTCTGCCCTAGTTTGGTCAGGACCTCATGGCAGATTCGTCGTGTTACTGGGCATTCTTTGAAAAGATGATGCGCTGTCTCAAGATTTCGGAAGCACAATTAGCAAAAGTATTCGTTCGGCCACTGACGTTGTTGTAGACGGTCTGCCGTCCAGACCCGATTTTGCAGGAGCAGCCAGATGAAAAACTTGCACCTCGCGGGGGCCCAGACCTTCCAGACACACGGCACTGAGAGGGACGTTGTTGACCAGATGAACTGCGTGAGGTAGGCTGAGGCAGAGGTATACTCCCCTGAGGTACTCTGTAGCCACCGAATTTCGTCTTCTCCATTTCCAGACATGGGAGTATCTGTCTCACTGATCAGTTGGTTTACCCGGAAGAAATCTTCCACAAGGGGCAAGGTGAGATTATGGTTAATGTCTTGAATCCAGTTGTCGTTATGCAAGGCGTCACGAACTGTCCTGTTCTTTCTAGTGGAGTGCTTGAAGAGGGCAGGCGCTATATCTTTAAGGGGCATGTTGGCCACCCAATTGGAGCTCCAGAATAGCACCTTTCGTCCGTCTCTCACATTGACTCGGGTCAGACTTGCAAATAAAGCTTCCTCTTGCCGGTcataaggagaaaaaaaaagcccatCAAGAAGAGTATACACCAAAATGACAAAGTCAGTGATATGATCGATCTCCTATACAGGTCTCAGACAAGTTGCATGCATCTTGGTTAGGACCAAAAGTTGTGGGAAGTTTTGGGgcttttcaaacaaaaaataagatgtgagtacaaaaatttatatatgtgttcctagcgatctaaaagcaaggttgaaaataaactttagtgaaaaaacctcaaaataaactttaaaattaaggttaaaaatttaaattttaacttaccaacataagcataagcgaaaaaatgatAGTGTCATAAGCAAATAAGCAGGGGTGTCCTGAGAAGTGAGAACATGTTACAATTCTAAGACCCAAATCTACCTAGGTGGCCAGGGGTAAACACCCTACTTATCTCTACTACTTAAAAGAGCAGTCGTCCATCTTCATCCTCCCTTTCCTCACACTTGTAGCACACCCCCTCAGGAGAAAACTAATaggttatatttttattttttcaaagaaaaagccaaacgatatatttgcaaataaaaaaaattataaatagaacTTTTGTATTTGTgttattagtgatctaaaagcaaaggtgaaaaaataaactacgataaaaaaacagcaaaataaactacaaattGAAGTTTAAAAACTTGAATTTGGCTTTACAAAGAACAGTTGGAtccttctgcttctgcttagATCAACACTCCTAGTCTGTGCCTATTTTCAGATCTCAGTCATATGGTCTACTTAAATGCAAATGCACGGGTATTTTGCTGGTCTCACCTAAATCAAAAACTTATTTCCATCTTGGCATTGGTTAAAGCTGAAATGCTATGTTTCAGGTTACGGTGCTTGAAAACTAAACTGATGACTAAACCAgcgcaccccccccccccctcctcgaCCGGGATGATGCAACAGCTTCTACGCACAAGTTTAAATGCGTTGATCCAAACACCATGAAAAAATGTTAATGAGAATGCAATAAAACAGCCAACTCTTATTGtagttcttttgttttttttttttgaaagtgtAGTTCTTTTGTGCAATGACAAGCATGACTGCTGCATTCACTTGCAGACAGAAGCCACTGAAATACAACAGGGGGCATCACAATTCAATTGTAGAATTTGTATTTACAAACTTTTTGAACCTGATGCTCTACAGATAATTGATTAAATACGAACTAGGAAACAAATGCAGCCCTCTCACACCACAAGAACAATCGATACATTTCAATTAGTCAAGTCACAAGACTAGCAGCAGCACAAGTGTACACCACAAATCAGCAATATTCCAAAACAAGTAGCCATGTTTTCTTCAGACTTGACTGTACCTCCGCTTGGTGTCACTGGGTTTTGTCGCTGCATGTGATCTTCCTAATGGAACAACCTAGAGATGCATTAAACCTATTATTAAAACGGTGAATGCTGGTAAGTGCTCGAGAGGTTAACAGTTCCTCAGTAGGATATGGTCCACTTATTTCAGCACTTACAGCAAATGAGTGCGATTGATACTGCTATGTTGTCTGCTCGTTGGGTGTGGTAGTGTAATGGGTaggcctcctcctcttgcatGGTTCTGCATCGACTTCAACATCTTCATCAGGAAAATTCTGATCAGAGACTTCTggacaaacaaaaagaaacaaggaACATGTGTGTTAATTACCGAGATTTTTTATGGCTACGAGTAGGATGACAATTGATAGTAACTAATGAAGTTTCCTGACACAGGCAAGCAACAATATAGCACCATATGCAATTGCAGTTTACTGATATGTTTCTGTTGTCCCATTATTTGTCAAGATCCTTACATTTGTTTGTTGGCTAGCTAGTTTTAAGAAAattactgaaaaaaaatctttttacaAGTTATTCTCAAAAGGAAACTTGTTGAGGAtatgtaga
It encodes the following:
- the LOC107305094 gene encoding uncharacterized protein LOC107305094 is translated as MGYYLADGIYPSWATIVKSIQMPQGNKRKYFAKAQEADRKDVEQAFGVLQSRFAIVRGSARFWDTKTLGQIMRACIIMNNMIVEDERDDDFDLDYDEMGEQVRASHERTDDFDEYIRKYSEIKDKTTHFQL
- the LOC107305093 gene encoding uncharacterized protein LOC107305093, producing MRSSILLPIKLLIQKEMSRPSQLIQMLLDDESSSDDDEEFILSAVEIVHGQDMTDHVPKRGGSVYGHQVIDRDRLGGHCRLYNDYFSEESTYGPAYFRRRFRMRHHLFLRIMNAVEAHDNYFVEKRNAAGILGLSSMQKITAVFRMLSYGIAADAVDEYVRIGGSTTIESLKRFVVAMNEVFGEEYLRSPNETDIARLLTVGEARGFPGMLGSVCTENGRIVLLHGKINIQGSLGSLL
- the LOC121055589 gene encoding red chlorophyll catabolite reductase-like, which translates into the protein MLPTPSISRVPPSLTLPPPPPAAPTTARRRMRAAVSAVRAASASSSSRISREEAVARMPPLPHRDVMLAVAGEAEARLGSRLLPSEVPADVAWFGNAAGDAVGSVDVRRGAPGSSIDFMLEAWFHRELPGGGGGGGGAIDITALIVNLNGATDAPHFVLEFIQGGPASLIVLLDLLPRRDLPLHPSYIDRYYAATGLDARRRGFLDGIPQARPYVSSSLLIRSLWSPTAVVADVQCGEGGAPALEGIVRGQLAATATDVLGVWLEHCVVGAGGAAPTPAPEEERQRLVARDRKVATELVLNLAANLPRMFDADVADRVVAEIGKAFMGN